In Vanessa cardui chromosome 8, ilVanCard2.1, whole genome shotgun sequence, the following are encoded in one genomic region:
- the LOC124531782 gene encoding facilitated trehalose transporter Tret1-like, with product MTPQTLRQVLVGISLAISCISDGFIFGQMSGMINGLQSKESTITLTSEDISWIASIINIFSIIGFAVTGTITDLLGRKKAMTVINSTVAACWIFLYFAKNKTMLLLSRLILGVCFGGGMLLVFINIGEYITPSIRPISINLIVCVGCLIGTTLGHTLSVLFHWRYVALMDIIPSGLATILPLFWVESPTWLASKGKFDKCEKAFRALHPLNKDTENELKLILAYERKKQNESSHGNSKFEAIKNLFMTLTKKYYWKIFGICVISNIYRIATCRILFSTLAISMLQDITASSDILLFTLVIDGLTTVAAVSSCAILVKFKIRDTLFVSGVIANMCLIIFALSLYLCPGNDFYLSWLKVLLMALYFMIVTAGPYPVLDILMSEIYPPEMKSCLAAVTGSAACILQFICIKFASSMISEMGYHGLFLSYATVIFLCLIYLWFYLPETKGRTLHEIEYFFKNGTFDYNKEAFNLNQTSNLLNDVKS from the exons ATGACACCGCAAACACTTCGTCAG gtGCTAGTTGGCATTAGCCTAGCAATAAGCTGTATATCAGATGGATTTATTTTCGGTCAGATGTCTGGAATGATCAACGGCTTACAATCAAAAGAATCAACCATTACTTTAACTAGTGAAGATATTTCTTGGATAG CTtcaataattaacatattttctataattggCTTCGCAGTAACGGGCACTATCACAGATTTATTGGGACGGAAGAAGGCAATGACTGTTATTAATTCGACAGTCGCCGCGTGTTGGATATTCTTGTACTTTGCCAAAAATAAGACAATGCTGTTACTGTCCAGATTAATATTAGGAGTTTGCTTTGGCGGTGGTATgctattagtatttataaatataggtgAATACATAACTCCTTCTATTAGGCCTATTAGCATTAACTTAATAGTATGCGTCGGTTGTCTTATAGGTACTACATTAGGGCATACtttaagtgttttatttcattggaGATATGTTGCCCTTATGGATATCATTCCTTCAGGGCTAGCAACAATTTTACCATTATTTTGGGTTGAAAGCCCTACATGGTTAGCGTCAAAAGGTAAATTTGATAAATGTGAGAAAGCTTTCAGAGCTCTGCATCCCTTAAATAAAGACACtgaaaatgaattgaaattaattttagcgTATGAACGGAAGAAACAAAACGAATCATCACATggaaattcaaaattcgaagcaattaaaaatctattcatgacattaacaaaaaaatactattggAAAATATTTGGGATTTGTGTAATTTCAAACATTTACAGAATCGCAACCTGTAGAATTTTATTCAGCACTTTAGCCATTAGTATGTTACAAGACATAACGGCTAGTTCGGATATACTTCTATTCACGTTAGTCATTGATGGTCTGACAACCGTCGCTGCAGTTTCATCGTGCGCAATTTtagttaagtttaaaataaggGATACTCTTTTTGTATCGGGTGTAATAGCAAATATGTGCCTAATAATTTTCGCATTAAGCCTTTATCTGTGCCCTGGCAACGATTTTTATTTGTCTTGgcttaaagttttattaatggCTTTGTATTTTATGATCGTTACCGCTGGGCCGTACCCTGTTCTTGACATATTAATGTCTGAAATATATCCTCCAGAAATGAAGTCGTGTTTAGCCGCCGTAACAGGTTCAGCTGCTTGTATATTACAGtttatttgcattaaatttGCTTCGTCTATGATTTCAGAAATGGGATATCATGGATTATTCTTATCATACGCTACTGTTATATTCCTTTGTCTTATATACTTGTGGTTTTACTTACCGGAAACAAAGGGTAGAACGTTGCATGAAATTGAGTACTTCTTTAAAAATGGTACGTTTGATTATAACAAAGAAGCATTTAATTTGAATCAAACaagcaatttattaaatgatgtaAAGTCATGA